The following are encoded together in the Bacteroidales bacterium MB20-C3-3 genome:
- a CDS encoding PDZ domain-containing protein yields MKHLYSMLLLAGIATLLPLQSVAQTTMNDMVYHGQHIYFKSDFSGKAANFVFDTGADMVYVDSTFLAGSGLRFSKVGYAMLGGVGGKQQRVKMIFDDAVFRLYGKEYKPKMAPIIQLKPILGDKADGLFGIQELVGKAIIIDYENEKIGFVNQLSAADIKGFVPVDIEIESNRIYLPISISVDNNITITGKAMMDLGSGHSISISTAVANRYNLNTIKEKFGVTYEQGGIGGKSSSWQFRAKKSTIASFDMNGLIMEYSTDSGGALSGKSGHIGLIGNKVWERFYVIIDLKNKKLYLKPNSLFNKKCVFNTRGFTFTDRSKTLGCWVVNGLYQGSNAEKAGLKGGDRILEVNGKDVKSISEVEQEALYEKAGEVKLKVESPQRKSVKHLIIK; encoded by the coding sequence ATGAAACATCTCTATTCAATGCTTCTTCTTGCAGGTATTGCAACTCTTTTGCCTCTGCAATCTGTGGCTCAAACCACTATGAACGATATGGTCTACCATGGTCAACATATCTATTTTAAAAGTGACTTTAGTGGTAAGGCTGCCAATTTTGTATTTGATACGGGGGCTGATATGGTCTATGTGGATAGCACTTTTCTTGCCGGTAGTGGCTTGAGATTCAGCAAGGTTGGTTATGCCATGCTGGGGGGTGTCGGGGGAAAGCAGCAAAGGGTCAAGATGATTTTTGATGATGCTGTTTTTAGATTGTACGGAAAGGAGTATAAGCCTAAAATGGCGCCAATTATTCAGTTAAAGCCTATACTCGGGGACAAGGCCGATGGTCTGTTCGGGATACAGGAGCTTGTCGGCAAGGCGATAATAATTGACTATGAGAACGAAAAAATCGGCTTTGTAAACCAGCTCTCTGCTGCGGATATAAAGGGATTTGTTCCTGTCGATATAGAGATTGAGTCGAATAGGATCTATCTGCCTATCTCCATCTCGGTCGATAATAATATCACAATTACCGGGAAGGCTATGATGGATCTGGGGTCGGGGCATTCAATAAGCATATCAACTGCTGTGGCAAACAGGTATAACTTAAATACTATCAAGGAGAAATTTGGGGTGACATATGAGCAGGGTGGGATTGGAGGAAAATCATCAAGCTGGCAATTTCGTGCTAAAAAGAGTACAATTGCCTCTTTTGATATGAATGGTTTAATTATGGAATATAGTACAGATTCAGGTGGTGCTTTGTCCGGCAAAAGTGGTCATATAGGACTTATCGGGAACAAAGTGTGGGAGCGATTTTATGTTATTATAGACCTAAAAAACAAGAAACTCTACCTTAAACCAAATAGTCTATTCAATAAAAAGTGTGTTTTTAATACCCGGGGATTCACTTTTACAGATAGAAGCAAAACGCTTGGATGCTGGGTGGTTAACGGCCTCTATCAGGGCTCAAATGCAGAGAAAGCAGGATTGAAGGGAGGTGACCGAATCCTTGAGGTTAACGGAAAAGATGTTAAGTCTATAAGTGAGGTTGAGCAGGAGGCTCTCTATGAAAAAGCAGGAGAAGTGAAACTTAAAGTGGAATCGCCTCAGAGGAAAAGTGTCAAGCATTTGATAATTAAATAA
- a CDS encoding TolC family protein, with protein sequence MNFNINRLAIYPWGSIFLLFAASLTAAGQDFSVKLSVEELQLKAERNYPAAKQYGLIEQSRDFTLANASKGYLPQLGLNARATYQSEVTQLPAAMPGVNPLNKDQYQAVVEVNQIIWDGGAIEAQRRIAKASSEADLKRVEAELYTVRERVNQLFFRILLIEEQIRQTDILILELENNYKRVSAYLENGVATKSDLDAVRVEVLRAGQKREELKMTGITYREMLAALTGDEAVKSGNLIKPSADVSAFINGNRRPELALYDAQSHLAESQKRSLKAATMPRFNLFVQGGYGNPGLNMLKNEFSTYYIGGVRLSWNFGSFYTKGNSIRLLDVKRESINTQRETFLFNSLLAERQQLNEISKFTKQMESDTEIIRLREEIKRAAEKRVEEGIISVSDLIREINAENLARQERATHEIMHLMAIYSIKYLKNN encoded by the coding sequence ATGAACTTCAATATCAATCGTTTGGCCATTTACCCCTGGGGTAGTATTTTCTTGCTTTTCGCTGCTTCGCTGACTGCTGCCGGTCAGGATTTTTCTGTAAAATTATCTGTAGAGGAGTTGCAGCTTAAGGCAGAGAGAAACTATCCGGCAGCTAAGCAGTACGGGCTTATTGAACAGAGCCGGGACTTTACACTGGCAAATGCCTCAAAAGGATACCTACCACAGCTTGGGCTAAATGCCAGAGCAACTTATCAGTCAGAGGTTACACAATTGCCTGCAGCTATGCCTGGGGTAAACCCTTTGAATAAAGATCAATATCAGGCAGTTGTGGAGGTAAACCAGATAATATGGGACGGAGGTGCAATTGAGGCACAGAGGAGAATTGCAAAGGCCTCTTCTGAGGCTGATTTGAAAAGAGTTGAGGCGGAGCTCTATACAGTCAGAGAGAGGGTTAATCAGCTGTTTTTTAGAATACTTCTGATTGAGGAGCAGATCAGGCAGACAGATATTTTAATTCTGGAACTGGAAAACAATTATAAAAGAGTGTCGGCCTATCTGGAAAACGGAGTTGCGACAAAATCTGATCTGGATGCTGTAAGAGTAGAGGTACTCAGGGCCGGACAAAAGAGGGAGGAGCTTAAAATGACGGGGATTACTTACAGAGAGATGCTGGCAGCATTAACAGGAGATGAAGCAGTAAAGTCGGGGAATCTTATAAAGCCCTCTGCAGATGTCTCTGCATTTATAAATGGGAACAGAAGACCGGAGCTTGCACTCTATGACGCTCAGTCACATCTTGCAGAGAGTCAGAAGAGAAGCTTAAAGGCTGCGACAATGCCCCGGTTTAACCTCTTTGTACAGGGAGGATATGGTAATCCCGGGCTGAACATGCTCAAAAATGAATTTTCAACATATTATATTGGAGGTGTAAGGCTCTCCTGGAACTTTGGATCTTTTTACACAAAAGGTAACTCAATCAGGCTGCTTGATGTGAAGAGAGAGAGTATCAACACTCAGAGGGAAACATTTCTTTTCAATAGCTTGCTGGCAGAGAGGCAGCAGCTTAACGAAATTTCAAAATTCACAAAACAGATGGAGTCTGACACAGAGATAATTCGTCTTAGAGAGGAGATTAAAAGGGCGGCAGAAAAAAGGGTTGAAGAGGGGATAATTTCCGTTTCAGACCTTATACGGGAGATAAATGCAGAGAATCTTGCCCGTCAGGAGAGAGCAACACACGAGATAATGCATCTTATGGCAATATATTCCATTAAGTACCTGAAAAACAATTAA
- a CDS encoding ATP-binding protein: MKSIFVQANLEHIRSIEGSGLGLSIVKGYVTKLGGEIWLESSPGDGSTFFFSIPV; the protein is encoded by the coding sequence TTGAAATCAATATTTGTGCAGGCAAACCTGGAGCATATCAGAAGTATAGAGGGCTCAGGACTTGGACTATCCATTGTAAAGGGTTATGTAACTAAGCTGGGTGGTGAGATATGGCTGGAGTCATCACCTGGGGATGGCAGTACATTCTTCTTCTCTATCCCGGTCTAA
- a CDS encoding DUF134 domain-containing protein, translating to MPRPKLKRKMFNPPEFKGYRIIGESSNEHPVVLNLEEYESIRLSDHLLLGQVKAAIEMEISRSTFARIYENARRKIALAFVEGRPIVFEGGKVYFDSSWYECKSCKCLFNHLEKQNPVGGCSLCGSKKIIIYNENSNNINR from the coding sequence ATGCCAAGACCAAAATTAAAGCGAAAAATGTTTAATCCTCCTGAATTTAAGGGGTACAGGATCATTGGAGAGAGTAGTAATGAACATCCTGTGGTACTCAATCTTGAGGAGTATGAATCAATCAGGTTAAGTGATCATCTGCTTTTAGGACAGGTAAAAGCTGCCATAGAGATGGAAATTTCCAGATCTACATTTGCAAGAATTTATGAAAATGCAAGAAGAAAAATTGCTCTTGCTTTCGTTGAGGGAAGACCAATAGTCTTTGAAGGTGGTAAGGTCTACTTTGACAGCAGCTGGTATGAGTGCAAAAGTTGTAAATGTCTTTTTAACCATTTAGAAAAACAGAATCCTGTAGGGGGATGCTCTCTCTGCGGATCAAAAAAAATAATAATTTATAATGAAAACAGTAATAACATCAACAGGTAG
- the cas6 gene encoding CRISPR-associated endoribonuclease Cas6: MDYQYYLSAWIYKVLFNADKDFAQFLHQTGYSGSSKNFKLFNYSPLIFEQYLLWKERALFEIKSDAIKVKVSFQLGEAAEKFIIGLFNQQIAYIGNKFNGIELRVNQIERIPDIQESITQSYRALSPVVISVIDPSTNYARYASPADEEYSKWIKNNLINKFNSIPHNTNQIVDFEMDFTLKSNPRSKLVTIKPDSEQASKIRGYLFDFELTAPIYIHNLIQSAGFGEKNSMGFGWCEVNVKP; this comes from the coding sequence ATGGACTATCAGTACTATTTGAGCGCTTGGATTTACAAAGTTCTGTTCAATGCAGACAAAGATTTTGCTCAATTTCTTCATCAGACCGGTTACTCCGGGTCAAGTAAAAATTTTAAGCTCTTTAATTACTCCCCCTTGATATTTGAGCAATATCTATTATGGAAAGAGAGAGCTCTTTTTGAAATTAAGAGTGATGCCATTAAGGTTAAAGTTTCTTTCCAGCTAGGTGAAGCAGCAGAAAAATTTATAATTGGTCTTTTCAATCAACAGATAGCATACATTGGAAACAAATTCAACGGAATTGAACTAAGAGTTAATCAGATTGAGAGAATTCCTGACATACAGGAAAGCATAACACAGTCATACCGAGCCCTCTCTCCTGTTGTCATAAGTGTAATAGATCCATCAACAAATTATGCCAGATATGCCTCACCTGCAGATGAGGAATATTCTAAATGGATAAAGAACAACTTAATAAACAAATTCAATAGCATTCCACACAATACAAATCAAATTGTTGATTTTGAGATGGATTTTACACTAAAAAGTAACCCTAGATCAAAATTAGTCACTATAAAACCCGACTCAGAACAAGCAAGTAAGATAAGAGGCTACCTGTTTGATTTTGAATTAACAGCTCCCATTTACATTCATAATCTAATACAGTCTGCCGGATTTGGAGAAAAAAACTCAATGGGATTCGGCTGGTGCGAAGTTAATGTTAAGCCTTGA
- a CDS encoding type I-B CRISPR-associated protein Cas5, translating into MEKLVSINIKSDFGFLKKPDTNDPIYLTFNMLHKPSLLGILGAIIGEKGFQKHGEMPEHYRKLKGLKVSIAPLEENGKTYHENGNFAKTVIKYNNTTGLASEEEGGNLMVTEQALVAPAFKCWILLNLENNVEAKLYSFLKENKAEYLPYMGKNEFSLWWDNFEEYTYEPLSPNGEFQINSLFIKEETVKDGIVNVRFRPGVLSITGSKYMYFERLPIGYIESPLFQYEYRNFAFTNWNLKQDYVLPESYPLYKLSNNEIIQLF; encoded by the coding sequence ATGGAAAAATTAGTTTCAATCAACATCAAGTCGGATTTTGGTTTCTTGAAGAAACCCGACACCAACGATCCAATTTATCTGACCTTTAATATGCTTCACAAGCCATCTCTTTTAGGAATACTTGGAGCAATTATTGGCGAAAAAGGGTTTCAGAAACATGGAGAGATGCCTGAACATTACAGGAAGCTAAAGGGTTTGAAAGTATCCATAGCTCCATTGGAAGAAAACGGGAAAACTTATCATGAAAATGGAAATTTTGCGAAGACAGTTATCAAATACAACAATACAACTGGATTAGCAAGCGAAGAAGAAGGTGGCAACCTAATGGTTACAGAGCAAGCATTAGTAGCTCCAGCATTTAAATGTTGGATTCTGCTAAACTTGGAAAACAACGTAGAAGCGAAACTCTACAGCTTTTTAAAAGAAAACAAAGCCGAATACCTGCCCTACATGGGTAAAAATGAGTTCTCTCTTTGGTGGGATAATTTTGAGGAATATACCTATGAGCCATTGTCTCCAAACGGAGAATTCCAGATAAATAGTTTGTTTATCAAAGAAGAAACGGTAAAAGATGGAATAGTAAATGTGCGTTTCCGCCCTGGTGTTTTATCTATAACTGGAAGCAAATACATGTATTTTGAAAGGCTTCCAATTGGCTATATTGAATCACCATTATTCCAATACGAATACAGGAATTTTGCATTTACGAACTGGAATTTAAAGCAAGATTACGTATTGCCCGAATCGTATCCATTGTATAAACTTTCGAATAATGAAATCATTCAATTGTTCTAG
- a CDS encoding ABC transporter permease yields the protein MRAFRVFVQKEFYHILRDRWTTIILLALPILMIILFGFGITTEIRNTKFAVYDPAGDFTTRGIINKLESSEYFTLERYLSSPDQIEQLFREGKTGFAVVFSDEQILLVADGTDPNTASILTNYATALINSYLEESAVREAGGGAATNVAGDPPVAAATAAARRTITPEIRLLYNPSLKSAYNIVPGIMGMILMLICAMMTSVSIAREKELGTMEVLLVSPMKPFLIILSKIVPYFTISVINYVTILILSVYVLNVPIAGSLILLSGLSLLFIMVSLLLGILISSLVEKQIVALLISGMLLMMPAVFLSGLMFPIESMPEVLQWLSHILPVKWFIIAVRNVMIKGLGFSSIIKEIAILTGMAAVILAVSIKKFKFRLE from the coding sequence ATGAGAGCTTTCAGAGTATTTGTTCAAAAAGAGTTTTACCACATCCTCAGAGACAGGTGGACTACCATTATTCTGCTGGCTCTTCCAATACTTATGATTATACTCTTTGGGTTTGGGATTACAACAGAAATCAGAAACACAAAATTTGCGGTATATGACCCTGCAGGTGATTTTACTACAAGGGGGATAATCAATAAACTAGAGAGCAGTGAATACTTTACTCTTGAGAGGTACCTCTCCTCCCCTGATCAAATTGAGCAACTATTCAGAGAGGGCAAAACAGGTTTTGCCGTTGTATTCAGTGATGAGCAGATTCTTTTGGTGGCGGATGGTACTGACCCAAATACTGCGTCAATACTTACAAATTATGCAACTGCACTTATTAATTCATATTTGGAGGAGAGCGCTGTGAGAGAGGCGGGCGGCGGCGCGGCGACGAATGTCGCCGGCGATCCGCCGGTTGCTGCCGCAACCGCCGCCGCCCGCCGCACAATCACACCGGAAATCCGCCTCCTCTACAACCCATCGCTCAAAAGCGCATACAATATTGTCCCCGGTATAATGGGGATGATACTGATGCTAATCTGTGCAATGATGACATCGGTATCAATAGCCAGAGAGAAGGAACTTGGAACAATGGAGGTTCTGCTGGTCTCACCAATGAAACCTTTCCTTATAATACTAAGCAAGATTGTTCCATATTTCACCATTTCCGTAATCAACTATGTTACAATACTGATTCTCTCCGTTTATGTTCTCAATGTTCCCATTGCCGGCAGCCTGATACTGCTCTCCGGGCTTTCACTGCTATTTATAATGGTCTCTCTGCTGCTTGGCATTCTTATCTCATCACTGGTAGAGAAACAGATTGTAGCGCTGCTCATTTCCGGGATGCTGCTGATGATGCCTGCAGTCTTCCTCTCCGGGCTGATGTTCCCTATTGAGAGTATGCCTGAGGTACTTCAGTGGCTCTCGCACATCCTCCCTGTAAAGTGGTTTATTATTGCAGTAAGGAATGTAATGATAAAGGGGCTGGGATTCTCGTCAATAATAAAAGAGATTGCTATACTTACCGGAATGGCCGCTGTTATACTGGCTGTAAGTATCAAAAAATTTAAATTCAGACTGGAGTAG
- a CDS encoding ABC transporter ATP-binding protein: MEGLTSVCKKSFSKSIVVKELAKNNGKVSFEVERGEIFGVIGPDGAGKTTLFRVLTTLLLPDAGEARVEGYDIVKDYREIRKIVGYMPGRFSLYQDLTVEENLRIFATLFNTTIEENYHLIKDIYCHLEPFKKRKAGALSGGMKQKLALSCALIHKPEVLFLDEPTTGIDPVSRKELWEMLGRLKREGITIVVSTPYMDEASLCDRIALMQDGKFLMCDTPRAIIDSFDKNLFSVKGENMGVLLEGLRGADGVLSCFAFGDSLHITTEKENGIFQAVTTDSLKAYLEKAGFKGVEVTKTEPSVEDCFMELLSK, encoded by the coding sequence ATGGAGGGATTGACCTCGGTTTGTAAAAAATCGTTTTCCAAATCAATTGTAGTTAAAGAACTTGCCAAAAACAACGGCAAGGTCTCCTTTGAGGTTGAGAGGGGGGAGATTTTTGGGGTGATTGGGCCTGACGGAGCAGGAAAGACTACTCTGTTCAGGGTTCTTACCACTCTTTTACTACCTGATGCAGGAGAGGCAAGGGTGGAGGGGTATGATATTGTGAAGGATTACAGGGAGATCAGGAAAATAGTGGGATATATGCCCGGAAGGTTTTCTCTTTATCAGGATCTTACTGTGGAGGAGAATCTGAGAATCTTCGCAACACTATTTAACACAACAATCGAGGAGAATTACCACCTTATAAAGGATATTTACTGCCACCTGGAGCCCTTTAAAAAGAGAAAGGCGGGGGCGCTGTCAGGAGGTATGAAACAGAAACTGGCTTTAAGTTGTGCACTTATTCATAAACCTGAAGTCCTCTTTCTTGACGAACCTACTACAGGAATAGACCCGGTTTCAAGAAAAGAGCTATGGGAGATGCTGGGAAGATTAAAAAGAGAGGGAATCACAATTGTTGTATCAACTCCATATATGGATGAAGCATCTCTTTGTGACAGAATTGCACTTATGCAGGATGGAAAATTCCTGATGTGTGATACCCCCCGGGCAATAATTGACTCTTTTGATAAAAATCTTTTTAGTGTTAAGGGGGAGAATATGGGGGTACTTCTTGAGGGTTTGAGAGGAGCAGATGGGGTGCTCTCCTGTTTTGCATTTGGAGATTCGCTCCACATAACAACGGAAAAGGAGAACGGAATATTTCAGGCAGTTACAACAGACTCTCTGAAGGCCTACCTTGAGAAGGCTGGTTTTAAAGGGGTTGAGGTCACAAAAACAGAACCCTCTGTTGAAGATTGTTTTATGGAACTATTGAGCAAATGA
- a CDS encoding type I CRISPR-associated protein Cas7 gives MTYSKRIFGAAIIKAINANYNADFSGQPRTLPNGVVYATDKALKYSIKNFIKEFFPLEYVFYFKRINQQKKEDAIPFSLIEAFCTKNPSLAEVVISKKKDKSKEGKDSEEIDEGKLSVKLKANKTEVAKALLDCIDIRLFGATFAMKGAEKKDNVSISIHGPVQITHGINLWSENNFFSEQIMSPFRNPNEKNDDNTATTLGRQSRLHEGHYLHHFSVNPKNLEDIIELAGKDAKTLSADDIAKLKEALQKGVTYYDSAAKAGCENELLVWVTLKPESKLVLPNFTQLMKMDKEKVDGKVQLDLAELKTVIEANATEIESIEISLNQASIEIMNAPQKATIKSL, from the coding sequence ATGACTTATTCAAAAAGAATTTTTGGCGCAGCAATAATTAAAGCAATCAATGCGAACTATAATGCTGATTTTTCTGGACAACCAAGAACACTCCCCAATGGAGTCGTCTATGCAACTGATAAAGCATTAAAATACTCAATTAAAAACTTTATTAAGGAGTTTTTCCCTTTAGAGTATGTTTTCTACTTTAAAAGGATTAACCAACAAAAAAAGGAAGATGCAATACCCTTTAGCCTCATCGAGGCATTTTGCACAAAGAATCCATCTTTAGCTGAAGTAGTTATTTCTAAGAAAAAAGATAAAAGTAAAGAGGGAAAAGATTCCGAAGAAATTGATGAAGGCAAGTTATCTGTGAAACTTAAAGCAAACAAAACAGAAGTAGCTAAAGCATTACTGGATTGCATAGATATTAGGCTCTTTGGTGCAACGTTTGCAATGAAAGGCGCTGAAAAAAAGGATAATGTTTCAATTTCTATTCATGGACCAGTACAAATAACACATGGGATAAATCTATGGAGTGAAAATAATTTCTTCTCAGAACAAATCATGTCGCCATTCCGCAATCCGAACGAAAAAAATGATGATAATACAGCCACCACGCTTGGACGCCAAAGTCGTTTGCACGAAGGACATTATTTGCATCATTTTTCTGTAAATCCAAAAAACTTGGAGGACATAATCGAATTGGCAGGAAAAGATGCCAAAACTCTTTCGGCTGATGATATTGCCAAATTAAAAGAAGCACTGCAAAAGGGTGTGACCTATTACGATTCGGCCGCCAAAGCAGGTTGTGAGAATGAATTATTGGTTTGGGTTACATTAAAACCAGAATCCAAGCTCGTCCTACCTAATTTCACGCAGTTGATGAAAATGGACAAAGAAAAAGTGGATGGCAAAGTCCAACTTGATTTGGCTGAATTGAAAACAGTTATTGAAGCAAATGCTACTGAAATTGAATCAATCGAAATCAGTTTGAATCAAGCATCGATTGAGATAATGAATGCGCCGCAAAAAGCAACAATTAAAAGTTTGTAG
- a CDS encoding TetR/AcrR family transcriptional regulator yields the protein MKPVKDSSTEEKILIAAEKLFYERGYAMTHTTDIARLAGCNQALVHYYFRSKERLFDLFFENKVRLFINVFLTEGNDESNFQAKIAKKIKAHFDILKANPRLPFLLFNEISTNQKRLEKIRENLGVIPSLLIQNLDKELDDLYKKGEIRQISAVDLMLSIISLNAVMFIADPIVRIMTNCNDEEFSSMLEKRREDNVKTILARLQPCPLPQG from the coding sequence ATGAAACCTGTAAAAGATTCCTCAACAGAAGAGAAGATTTTAATTGCCGCAGAGAAACTCTTTTACGAAAGAGGCTATGCGATGACTCACACCACCGATATTGCCCGCCTGGCCGGATGCAACCAGGCTTTGGTTCACTACTACTTCAGAAGCAAGGAGCGGCTTTTTGATCTTTTCTTCGAAAATAAGGTGAGGCTCTTTATTAATGTATTCCTTACTGAGGGTAATGATGAAAGTAACTTTCAGGCAAAAATTGCAAAAAAGATAAAAGCACATTTTGACATACTAAAGGCCAATCCAAGACTACCTTTTTTGCTGTTTAATGAAATCTCAACAAACCAAAAAAGGCTGGAAAAGATAAGAGAGAACCTGGGGGTGATACCCTCCCTTTTGATCCAAAATCTGGATAAAGAGTTAGATGATCTTTACAAAAAAGGAGAAATAAGGCAGATTTCTGCTGTCGATTTGATGCTCTCAATTATATCACTGAATGCTGTTATGTTTATTGCTGACCCTATAGTAAGAATAATGACAAACTGTAATGATGAGGAGTTTTCAAGTATGCTTGAAAAAAGAAGAGAGGATAATGTGAAGACCATACTCGCAAGGCTGCAGCCCTGCCCCCTACCTCAGGGGTAA
- a CDS encoding HlyD family efflux transporter periplasmic adaptor subunit codes for MIKNTFCVAVTIFTLLSFTLPSCSRSGSEHDASGVFEATEILVSSELSGKILELDIEEGDSVEAGAVLGQIDTIQLFLKKRQLLATVRALEARRPQVRKQIAALEEQISVQKRERERFERLLKADAATQKQLDDITSSISVLEKQLEAQRSTLSNTSGGITEDAAALMVQVDQINDQLERSKIASPISGTILAKYAEAGEITMAGRALFKVAETKNMHLKAYITSDLLTRLKLNQTVKVFADFGEEGSREYSGEVIWISDKAEFTPKTIQTRSERDNLVYAIKIAIINDGFLKIGMYGGIDLGL; via the coding sequence ATGATTAAAAATACTTTTTGTGTCGCTGTCACAATTTTCACCCTTCTATCTTTCACCCTGCCATCCTGCAGCAGGTCCGGTTCAGAACACGATGCTTCAGGAGTTTTTGAGGCTACTGAAATTCTGGTTTCGTCAGAATTAAGCGGAAAAATTCTGGAATTGGATATTGAGGAGGGTGACAGCGTTGAGGCCGGCGCGGTATTGGGCCAAATTGACACAATTCAACTTTTCCTTAAAAAAAGGCAGCTTCTCGCAACAGTGAGAGCTCTTGAGGCGCGCCGCCCTCAGGTTCGCAAACAGATTGCGGCACTCGAAGAGCAGATTTCAGTGCAAAAGCGGGAGAGAGAGAGGTTTGAGAGATTACTCAAAGCAGACGCCGCCACTCAGAAACAACTTGATGATATCACCTCATCAATATCTGTACTTGAGAAACAGCTGGAGGCACAACGCTCAACTCTTAGTAATACTTCCGGAGGAATTACCGAGGATGCTGCTGCACTGATGGTTCAGGTAGATCAGATAAACGATCAGCTGGAAAGAAGCAAAATTGCATCTCCAATATCGGGGACCATCCTTGCAAAATATGCAGAGGCAGGAGAGATAACTATGGCCGGCAGGGCGCTTTTCAAGGTGGCAGAGACAAAAAATATGCACCTAAAGGCATACATCACTTCAGATTTGCTCACCAGATTAAAGCTTAACCAGACAGTTAAGGTTTTTGCTGATTTTGGGGAGGAGGGGAGCCGGGAGTACAGCGGAGAGGTTATATGGATATCTGATAAGGCCGAGTTTACTCCAAAGACTATTCAGACCCGGAGTGAAAGAGATAATCTTGTTTATGCAATTAAGATTGCAATTATAAATGATGGTTTTTTAAAGATTGGAATGTATGGAGGGATTGACCTCGGTTTGTAA
- a CDS encoding ABC transporter permease, whose translation MLKYLLEKEFKQFFRNKALPKMAVIMPFMAILIFPLVANFEIKNINLAIVDNDKSSTSRAMVQKIAAGGYFSISQVADTHNEAMIDIELNKSDIILEIPANLERDIQRDGTAKVLVSANAVSATKGGLGSAYLAGIVGDYNREINSDILTMWELTMSEQFTITPRFWYNPRLLYTYFMVPALMVMVLAMVCGFLPALNIVGEKESGTIEQINVTPVSKLNFILSKLLPYWIIGFVVLTISFLAAWVAYGLTPAGSLATIYLFAALFVLAFSGFGLVISNYATTLQQAMFMMFFFVLTFIFMSGLYTPVANMPQWAQNLSIISPLKYIIVVLRQVYLKGSTFSDLLTPFWMLTGFAILFNGWAVLSYRKKS comes from the coding sequence ATGTTAAAATATTTACTGGAGAAGGAGTTCAAACAGTTCTTCCGGAACAAGGCCCTGCCTAAAATGGCTGTAATAATGCCATTCATGGCAATTTTAATATTCCCGCTGGTTGCAAATTTTGAGATTAAAAACATTAACCTGGCAATTGTGGATAATGACAAAAGCTCCACATCACGAGCAATGGTTCAGAAGATTGCTGCCGGTGGATATTTCAGTATATCACAAGTTGCAGATACCCACAATGAGGCGATGATAGATATTGAGCTTAACAAATCCGATATTATTCTTGAGATCCCGGCAAATCTTGAGAGAGATATTCAAAGAGATGGCACAGCGAAGGTACTGGTCTCCGCAAATGCTGTCAGTGCAACCAAAGGGGGGCTTGGGAGTGCATATCTGGCCGGCATTGTAGGCGATTATAACAGAGAGATCAACTCAGATATATTAACGATGTGGGAGCTAACGATGTCGGAGCAATTCACAATCACACCCCGGTTCTGGTACAATCCACGCCTGCTGTATACATACTTTATGGTACCCGCACTAATGGTTATGGTTCTTGCAATGGTATGCGGATTTCTGCCGGCACTCAACATTGTTGGAGAGAAAGAGAGCGGCACAATTGAACAGATAAATGTCACCCCGGTAAGCAAACTAAACTTCATACTCTCCAAGCTCCTCCCCTACTGGATTATCGGCTTTGTAGTCCTCACCATCAGCTTTCTTGCAGCCTGGGTGGCCTACGGACTAACCCCTGCAGGGAGCCTTGCCACAATCTACCTCTTTGCCGCCCTCTTTGTACTGGCATTTTCAGGTTTTGGGCTGGTCATCTCCAACTACGCCACCACCCTCCAGCAAGCAATGTTTATGATGTTCTTTTTTGTCCTCACCTTTATATTCATGAGCGGACTCTACACCCCTGTTGCAAATATGCCGCAGTGGGCACAAAACCTCAGTATTATTAGCCCCCTCAAATATATCATCGTAGTCCTCCGCCAGGTCTACCTGAAAGGGAGCACCTTCTCAGATCTTCTTACCCCTTTCTGGATGCTCACCGGTTTTGCAATCCTCTTCAACGGATGGGCAGTGCTGAGTTACAGAAAGAAGAGCTAA